The Candidatus Gracilibacteria bacterium genome window below encodes:
- the rplS gene encoding 50S ribosomal protein L19, with protein MDSQLIQHIQTLATQEGGVKDFPELRTGMQVEVSQRITEGEKSRIQKFAGVIIKTSGKTKGEKTFTVRRVTAGLGIEKAFPIACPTIENIEIIRQYKVKRKNIRYIRDLQGKAARLKEVK; from the coding sequence ATGGATTCACAGCTTATACAACATATTCAAACTCTCGCCACTCAAGAAGGTGGTGTCAAAGATTTTCCAGAACTTCGTACTGGAATGCAGGTTGAGGTATCTCAACGTATCACAGAAGGAGAAAAATCACGTATTCAAAAATTTGCGGGGGTTATTATCAAGACATCTGGAAAGACAAAGGGTGAAAAAACCTTTACTGTTCGTCGTGTGACAGCAGGTCTCGGTATCGAAAAGGCGTTTCCAATCGCTTGCCCAACTATCGAAAATATTGAAATCATCCGACAGTACAAGGTAAAACGCAAGAATATCCGCTATATTCGTGATCTCCAGGGGAAGGCAGCTCGTCTCAAAGAAGTAAAATAG
- the secY gene encoding preprotein translocase subunit SecY gives MKKNIWQQFLRSDSLKKKVGITLGLVVIYKILSVIPVPGVSQEAVQSMRDVFSNQPGLVFFSSLMGGGLERFSIILMGLSPYINASIILQLLSVVIPKLEEIKKEGAQGQKKINMYTRWLTIPLAFVQGYGMILLLNSLVQGASIVDTSNWGSLLSMMTIITAGTVLLMWLGEQINESGIGNGISMIIFAGILSDVPGRIATQLSSVVWSGSAKDIIVALIPFFILLGLTLGVIYIIIKFTEGYRRIPLVYTKTGRDERSYFPIRINQAGMIPIIFAMSLVTFPYILGQALIVRGAGLPEFIKSAAQLFVNLFNPNTPTWSFVVIFMALVIGFSFFYLSITFDTKEVAESIQKRGGYIPGIRPGRQTADYLRTVSNHLNFFGGTFIAVIAVFPYVATLVNNMLKVNNIPSLNMAQIDFLISGSGLIIVVGVVLELLRRFTAELQSHDYRRFF, from the coding sequence ATGAAAAAAAATATTTGGCAACAATTTCTCCGTTCAGATTCCCTCAAGAAGAAAGTAGGTATTACTCTCGGTCTTGTGGTTATCTACAAAATCCTTTCTGTCATACCAGTCCCTGGTGTTTCCCAGGAGGCGGTTCAGTCGATGAGAGATGTGTTTTCCAATCAACCAGGACTTGTATTTTTTAGTTCATTGATGGGTGGAGGTCTTGAGAGATTTTCTATTATTCTGATGGGTCTTTCTCCCTATATCAATGCTTCTATCATTCTTCAGCTCCTCTCTGTCGTTATTCCAAAGCTGGAAGAAATCAAAAAAGAAGGGGCACAAGGTCAAAAAAAAATCAATATGTATACACGTTGGTTGACTATTCCTCTCGCGTTTGTACAGGGGTATGGTATGATATTGCTCCTCAATAGTCTCGTGCAGGGGGCATCTATCGTTGACACCTCCAATTGGGGCAGTCTTCTTTCTATGATGACGATTATCACAGCAGGTACCGTCCTTCTGATGTGGCTCGGAGAACAAATCAACGAATCTGGAATTGGAAATGGTATCTCTATGATTATCTTCGCAGGTATTCTCTCTGACGTACCGGGTCGTATCGCGACACAGCTCTCGAGTGTTGTTTGGTCATGATCTGCAAAAGATATCATAGTCGCATTGATACCATTCTTTATCCTCCTCGGTCTGACACTCGGTGTGATCTATATCATCATCAAATTCACGGAAGGGTACCGCAGAATTCCACTCGTGTATACGAAGACAGGACGAGATGAGCGTTCATACTTTCCGATTCGTATTAATCAAGCGGGTATGATACCAATTATCTTTGCGATGTCTCTTGTGACATTTCCCTATATTCTTGGTCAGGCTTTGATAGTACGTGGTGCAGGACTTCCTGAGTTTATAAAAAGCGCAGCGCAACTCTTTGTGAATCTCTTTAATCCAAATACTCCGACGTGGTCGTTTGTGGTGATATTTATGGCGCTTGTCATTGGGTTCTCATTTTTCTACCTTAGTATCACATTTGATACGAAGGAAGTCGCAGAGAGTATCCAAAAGCGAGGTGGATATATTCCAGGTATTCGCCCAGGACGTCAGACAGCTGATTATCTTCGTACGGTGTCAAATCATCTCAATTTTTTTGGAGGAACTTTTATTGCCGTTATTGCTGTGTTCCCTTATGTTGCTACTCTCGTGAATAATATGCTCAAGGTCAATAATATCCCATCACTCAATATGGCGCAAATAGATTTTCTCATCTCAGGATCCGGATTGATTATCGTCGTCGGAGTTGTCCTGGAGTTATTACGTCGCTTTACTGCAGAGCTTCAATCTCATGATTATCGTCGTTTCTTTTAA
- the rplO gene encoding 50S ribosomal protein L15, with translation MLNHSTLRPKTSSRTSNKRLGRGLGSGKGVFGGRGCKGQKARTGKKLHPLFEGGQTPLHMRLPKLRGGTSSRNTSFNVIHLSDLEKIALGGTTNITLETLIKGGYVRGKNPLVKLLSGGKITQAVTLSLHAASATALAAVEKAGGSITILS, from the coding sequence ATGTTGAATCACTCTACACTTCGTCCAAAAACATCTTCTCGTACTTCGAATAAACGTCTCGGACGTGGACTCGGGTCTGGAAAGGGTGTCTTTTGAGGCCGTGGCTGCAAAGGGCAAAAAGCACGTACGGGTAAAAAACTACATCCTCTTTTTGAAGGAGGACAGACACCACTCCATATGCGTCTTCCAAAACTTCGTGGAGGGACTTCTTCTCGAAATACATCATTTAATGTCATTCATCTCTCAGATCTCGAAAAAATAGCTCTCGGAGGAACGACGAATATCACTCTTGAAACACTCATCAAAGGAGGATATGTCCGTGGGAAAAATCCTCTTGTAAAACTCCTCTCTGGTGGGAAAATCACTCAAGCTGTCACTCTTTCACTTCATGCTGCGAGTGCAACCGCACTTGCTGCAGTAGAGAAAGCAGGTGGCAGTATCACAATTCTCTCATAA
- the rpsE gene encoding 30S ribosomal protein S5, which produces MSDETPSTTPVPLVPHSAEHNQPLSESSSRGQGRGSSDGGQGGSRGQGRGSGGGRRDDRRGGKSGFEPVKKEFEEVLLQVSRVTKVTSGGRQLRFRAAVVIGDRAGKVGFGLGKAQEVSIAVEKAVNSAKKTMIKVPLVNGTVPYQVETKFKATRIMIHPAAEGTGIIAGGSARRILELAGCQNILSKRHGGRNVITTAYATMQALKSYIV; this is translated from the coding sequence ATGTCTGACGAAACTCCTTCTACAACTCCTGTACCACTCGTACCCCATTCAGCAGAGCATAATCAGCCGCTTTCCGAGAGTTCTTCTCGTGGACAAGGCAGATGATCATCTGATGGATGACAGGGATGATCTCGTGGACAAGGCAGATGATCTGGTGGCGGTCGTCGTGACGATCGACGTGGCGGAAAAAGTGGATTTGAACCTGTCAAAAAAGAATTCGAAGAAGTACTTCTCCAAGTCTCTCGTGTTACGAAAGTAACGAGCGGTGGTCGTCAGCTCCGCTTCCGCGCAGCAGTCGTCATCGGAGACCGAGCAGGAAAGGTGGGTTTTGGCCTCGGTAAAGCACAAGAAGTCTCTATCGCTGTCGAAAAGGCGGTGAATTCAGCAAAAAAGACGATGATAAAAGTTCCACTCGTAAATGGAACGGTTCCCTATCAAGTTGAGACAAAATTTAAAGCAACTCGTATCATGATCCATCCAGCAGCAGAAGGTACAGGTATCATAGCAGGAGGATCTGCTCGTCGAATTCTCGAGCTCGCTGGTTGTCAAAATATTCTCTCAAAACGTCATGGAGGGCGCAATGTCATTACGACAGCGTACGCTACCATGCAAGCTCTTAAATCTTATATTGTTTAA
- the rplR gene encoding 50S ribosomal protein L18 — protein MSTTPHQKRALRHRRIRTRVSGSAICPRLAVYRSNAYIYGQLIDDTTGLTLAAASDMQVKKGTKTERARIVGTELAKKAQVAGITKCVFDRGGFLYAGRISSLADAARESGLIF, from the coding sequence ATGTCTACAACTCCTCATCAAAAAAGAGCTCTCCGCCATCGTCGCATCCGTACACGGGTGAGTGGATCTGCAATCTGTCCTCGTCTCGCAGTCTACCGATCAAATGCCTATATTTATGGTCAATTGATCGATGATACGACGGGCCTTACTCTCGCAGCAGCGAGTGATATGCAGGTAAAAAAAGGCACTAAAACAGAGCGTGCTCGTATCGTCGGTACTGAACTTGCCAAAAAAGCACAAGTTGCTGGCATCACAAAATGTGTCTTTGATCGAGGGGGCTTTCTCTATGCAGGAAGAATCTCATCTCTTGCAGATGCTGCTCGTGAATCTGGTCTCATATTTTAA